In the Clavelina lepadiformis chromosome 8, kaClaLepa1.1, whole genome shotgun sequence genome, one interval contains:
- the LOC143468105 gene encoding nuclear pore complex protein Nup98-Nup96-like isoform X2 translates to MFNQQKTGFGNTGFGQSSGGLFGNKSNTTSGGLFGSSAGFGSTTSSGFGGFGGNTNTGGIFGTPAPKPSGGLFGTPATQSGFGTSTSGFGSFVSQSSGGLFGSSTPASTSAAFGGSSLGFGGSSFGQQQTGTGGVKFAPTTGSDTMMKNGVQSSITTKHQCITAMKEYEGKSFEELRTDDYLAGRKGPAAGGGGFGTTSSAGSGFSFGQKSTASGGGLFGTSTAKPAFGSSGTTGGLFGNTNTSTSGSIFGQNKPAFGTTTTTSSGFGGFGNTTGSSLFGNTASKPGGSIFGNTATTSSGGLFGNTGSSGFGTTAGFGGGGNLFGNKSTGFGTAASTAGGFGTTGGLFGTNTSKPSTGLFGNTPGFGQTNTGSLFGGNKPAFGSTNTSNTTGGLFGNTLNTANTQNKSIFGGFGSNTGANTGGSAFNFNVGGNTLGGGSSIGGLGGVTGLGGSLFGQQTATGGQQAAGALTLSTASNKQSADMLQALLTTPFGDSPLFKNTLDPNKRQEILKPTNPAAQKAAIQSPVYRVSPGPKTKIKLKVRGNSSVGITTSHGRPHQLFAGLEPEVEAAVSNKSFVGRSSVKRLTIKVTPNSGSFPGTPQGSASPSSSAPGSVTSENVGRESDSSSSNQHAGPATDRNGLMTDLTSKQAIDSETAPKLRAFTDPCDDTMIALNVRTSRSEPVTTKTTSPTATEHRLAALDRETERKDLKENGSAEEIGSEPHPAGIKLTRSGYYTIPSIKELGKMVDEDNKCKIVDFTIGRTGYGSVFFEGEVDITGMDFDSIVHIRRKEVTIYPDDDEKPLLGVGLNRRAEITLDCVWPTDKTTREPVTSPDRLNHMKWAQKLEQTTTKMGARFKEYRPNTGSWVFQVNHFSKYGLPESDDEAGIEVDQPKEQRPKDKAKLEKVLSTKTGLWSARVSNDDSAKATKPKVGLGGEEPVISSSHHSSDEIDNLEQHDDDFAEPHNGAITGLQQPLPSSHKMAVAMGVKAQNLQSMKASFFGDDDDAEMLTEESNQAKTKSNICQSMIQTDNRSPDVSQSDTQLSSFLTHQMGDMHSPSVFAMNALRSGVQKKFKKLSSAELKSPHTPSFLRVSVSGGELSPLTATSMQQKSDTPRMAKPPPKMPSVIAPKRLPANLPRTLQMNKESMLGDASLFLGRSFRVGWGPGWTFIHSGNVTNLSSKDTNAGKEKESSQFGLFSSRQHNQVYQPNSFTVKVERVKAAPQLTVSSPLDLDGDASADLPYLDAALRHSDFVAQMDTAETIPKQLLSSSTSFATSVLQQDQTTLPLIVPSTSVNIIKEYADIAQRAWDKVQRSHPDSGSTHLCHLVFGLCQALWGRIPVDDHTEIEGEDGSSYQHQVARKRAYVLWLINAIRADVVVGQRDELTSSESLDLTLSYVLEGRTDKAVKHALKSGNGHLALLLSLSASSVASRIMVAKQLVEWEEIKADEFISDSALKIYSLLAGKPIWLCSKGNVNTCGGLDWKRSLLAHINFISDPVAPIADGLLLYRAAWKGDSEFGVYSAAPLPSYVERTRQVVNDSEKEKLKVRDICYHLLQLYCKRSHRLDTTLCPSSSVPHPLDHRVAWHVWRILHAAGYRRHLNETSCRNLHTSYAAQLEAHGHWHKAVFVLMHITDDREREIAVRNLIGRHVVSGLSNQESGEQFITQELGVPEEWLHECRALHARYTDDHATLARHLLLAKHWKSGHDVVLNKVAADALIEERFHFVCDLLQMIENSNATRFIPDWATSGKVYIDYVKLKTSVQRLQETMLVPRLTAIFRCQGNVTSSEIEMALEDLQPEVTSLCQRVAELKCSTPKDRLARAEMAKQTLNLHNALHALHRRNEVPKFDRSRPSTSLLLDAAPTHLIAPQASRMLLLEDYALDELRKLVSNHFTELLSLGKSAK, encoded by the exons ATGTTCAACCAACAGAAAACCGGTTTTGGAAATACTGGTTTTG GGCAAAGCAGTGGCGGTTTATTCGGCAATAAAAGTAACACTACAAGTGGGGGATTATTTGGGTCTTCAGCTGGATTTGGATCTACCACCTCTTCAG GTTTTGGTGGTTTCGGAGGTAACACGAACACTGGGGGGATTTTTGGGACGCCAGCGCCTAAACCCAGTGGTGGCTTGTTTGGTACACCGGCCACTCAGAGTGGATTTGGAACCTCGACTTCTGGGTTTGGGTCATTTGTATCTCAAAGTAGTGGAGGACTGTTTGGAAGCAGCACCCCTGCATCAACATCTGCTGCCTTTGGTGGATCCAGTTTAGGTTTCGGTGGCA GTTCGTTTGGTCAGCAGCAAACTGGCACAGGTGGGGTGAAATTTGCCCCGACCACAGGTTCGGACACGATGATGAAGAATGGTGTGCAATCAAGCATCACCACCAAGCACCAGTGCATAACAGCCATGAAAGAATACGAAGgaaaaagttttgaagaaCTACGCACTGACGATTACCTAGCAGGAAGAAAAGGTCCAG CTGCTGGAGGTGGTGGGTTTGGCACTACATCATCTGCCGGAAGTGGTTTCAGCTTCGGCCAGAAATCAACCGCTTCAGGTGGAGGCCTCTTTGGCACTTCAACAGCTAAG CCTGCCTTTGGCAGTAGTGGTACTACGGGAGGACTCTTTGGAAATACCAACACTTCCACCAGTGGTAGTATTTTCGGTCAAAACAAGCCAGCATTTGGTACAACTACAACAACTTCAAGTGGATTTGGGGGGTTCGGTAACACAACCGGGAGCTCCTTATTTGGGAATACTGCAAGCAAACCT GGTGGAAGCATTTTTGGAAACACGGCAACCACAAGTAGTGGAGGTTTGTTCGGTAATACGGGATCAAGTGGATTTGGAACAACAGCTGGGTTTGGTGGTGGTGGA AATCTGTTCGGAAATAAATCAACTGGATTTGGAACCGCTGCTTCCACTGCAGGGGGCTTCGGTACAACAGGAGGATTATTTGGAACAAACACATCTAAACCTTCTACCGGATTATTTGGTAACACTCCTGGCTTTGGACAAACTAACACAG GTTCCTTGTTTGGTGGAAATAAACCAGCTTTTGGAAGCACAAACACATCAAATACAACTGGTGGCTTGTTTGGAAATACATTAAACACAGCAAATACACAGAACAAGAGTATATTTGGCGGTTTCGGTTCAAACACTGGAGCTAATACAG GTGGAAGTGcgtttaattttaatgttgGCGGAAATACATTGGGTGGTGGGAGTTCAATTGGTGGGTTAGGCGGTGTAACAGGCCTTGGAGGTTCATTGTTTGGTCAGCAGACAGCCACAGGTGGGCAGCAAGCAGCCGGTGCATTAACCTTGTCAACCGCATCGAACAAGCAATCTGCAGATATGTTACAG GCTTTGCTCACCACTCCTTTTGGTGATTCTCCTTTGTTCAAGAACACATTAGACCCAAACAAGAGACAAGAG ATTTTGAAACCCACAAATCCCGCTGCACAAAAAGCAGCCATTCAGTCTCCAGTTTACCGAGTTTCACCCGGACCAAAGACAAAAATTAAGCTTAAAGTTCGTGGCAACAGTTCAGTAGGAATCACAACAAGCCATGGGAGACCTCATCAGTTATTTGCAGGGCTGGAGCCAGAAGTGGAAGCTGCAGTGAGCAACAAAAGCTTTGTGGGAAG GTCAAGTGTAAAGAGACTTACTATAAAAGTGACGCCGAATAGTGGAAGTTTTCCTGGGACTCCTCAAGGATCTGCGTCACCATCTTCTTCTGCTCCGGGATCAGTCACATCAGAAAATGTGGGGAGGGAATCAGACAGCAG CTCCAGTAACCAGCATGCAGGACCAGCAACTGATCGAAATGGTCTCATGACCGACCTAACTTCAAAGCAG GCGATAGATAGTGAGACAGCTCCTAAATTGAGAGCATTCACGGATCCTTGCGATGATACGATGATTGCTCTCAATGTTCGTACATCTCGAAGTGAACCTGTCACCACCAAAACTACATCCCCTACAGCTACTGAGCACAGGTTAGCTGCGCTCGATCGAGAAACAGAACGAAAAGATTTGAAGGAAAATGGCTCTGCAGAG GAAATTGGTTCTGAACCTCACCCAGCCGGCATCAAACTCACGCGTAGCGGCTACTATACAATACCAAGTATTAAAGAGCTTGGCAAAATGGTGGATGAAGACAACAAATGCAAAATCGTCGATTTCACGATCGGAAGAACAG GTTATGGATCTGTGTTCTTTGAGGGAGAGGTTGATATCACAGGTATGGACTTCGACTCAATTGTCCACATCCGACGAAAGGAGGTGACCATCTATCCTGATGATGATGAGAAACCTCTTCTCGGAGTGGGACTCAACAG GCGGGCCGAGATCACGCTTGACTGCGTGTGGCCGACCGACAAGACCACGCGCGAACCAGTAACCAGTCCTGACAGGTTGAACCACATGAAGTGGGCACAGAAACTggaacaaacaacaacaaagatgGGGGCGCGCTTTAAGGAATATCGCCCCAATACTGGGTCCTGGGTCTTTCAG GTGAATCACTTCTCCAAATACGGTTTGCCTGAGAGTGACGATGAAGCTGGCATTGAGGTCGACCAACCTAAGGAACAAAGGCCTAAAGATAAAGCAAAGTTAGAGAAAGTGCTGTCAACAAAAACAGGTCTATGGTCTGCTCGTGTCAGCAATGATGATTCTGCGAAAGCAACAAAG CCGAAAGTTGGGCTTGGTGGTGAAGAACCTGTAATTTCTTCATCACATCACTCTAGCGATGAGATTGACAACCTCGAGCAACATGATGATGATTTTGCTGAACCTCACAATGGCGCCATCACTGGATTGCAGCAACCACTTCCATCTTCCCACAAGATGGCAGTAGCAATGGGCGTGAAAGCTCAAAATTTGCAG tCAATGAAAGCTTCATTCTTTGGCGACGACGACGATGCTGAGATGTTAACAGAAGAATCAAACCAGGCCAAGACGAAATCAAACATTTGCCAATCAATGATACAAACTGATAATAG ATCACCAGATGTTTCACAGTCAGACACGCAGTTAAGCTCATTCCTTACCCACCAGATGGGTGATATGCATTCTCCATCTGtctttgcaat GAATGCCTTACGAAGTGGTGTccagaaaaagtttaaaaaactttcatcTGCGGAGCTGAAATCGCCGCACACTCCTTCATTTTTGAG AGTGTCTGTGTCTGGTGGTGAACTCTCACCACTAACAGCGACCAGCATGCAGCAAAAATCTGACACTCCAAGAATGGCAAAACCTCCACCAAAAATGCCGAGCGTGATTGCACCAAAACGTCTTCCGGCCAACTTACCACGAACGTTACAAATGAACAAGGAAAG TATGCTTGGGGATGCTTCTTTATTCCTCGGTCGATCATTCCGAGTGGGCTGGGGGCCGGGCTGGACATTCATCCACAGCGGCAACGTCACCAACCTTTCCTCGAAAGATACTAACGCAGGGAAAGAAAAGGAATCAAGCCAGTTTGGTTTGTTTTCGTCACGACAGCATAATCAAGT ATATCAACCCAACAGTTTCACAGTAAAAGTTGAAAGAGTAAAAGCAGCTCCTCAGCTGACAGTATCTTCTCCATTGGATCTGGATGGAGATGCAAGTGCTGATCTTCCTTATTTGGATGCTGCTCTTCGTCACAGTGACTTTGTTGCACAAATGGACACAGCAGAAACAATACCAAAGCAACTTTTATCTTCATCAACAAGTTTCGCAACATCAGTCTTGCAGCAGGACCAAACAACGCTTCCACTGATAGTACCATCAACCAGTGTGAATATTATAAAGGAGTACGCTGATATTGCTCAACGCGCTTGGGATAAAGTGCAGAGATCCCATCCAGATTCAG GTTCTACCCATTTGTGCCATCTGGTGTTTGGATTATGCCAAGCACTTTGGGGTAGAATTCCTGTGGATGATCACACGGAAATTGAGGGTGAGGACGGCTCATCATATCAACACCAGGTGGCGAGGAAAAGAGCTTACGTCCTCTGGTTGATCAATGCCATACGAGCAGATGTAGTCGTCGGTCAAAGAGATGAGCTCACGAGCAGCGAATCACTTGATTTGACTTTATCCTACGTTTTAGAAGGAAGAACAGACAAGGCTGTTAAACACGCCCTTAAGTCAG GAAATGGGCATCTTGCCTTGTTGCTCTCTCTCTCCGCAAGTTCCGTTGCCAGTCGGATTATGGTTGCCAAGCAACTGGTTGAGTGGGAGGAGATCAAAGCGGACGAATTTATTTCCGACTCGGCATTGAAGATTTATTCCCTGTTGGCCGGCAAGCCT atttGGCTTTGCAGCAAAGGAAATGTGAACACTTGCGGGGGCTTGGACTGGAAAAGGAGTCTTCTTGCGCATATTAACTTTATTTCTGACCCTGTCGCGCCAATTGCTGATGGCTTGCTGTTGTATCGGGCTGCATGGAAG GGCGACAGCGAGTTTGGAGTGTACAGTGCTGCTCCCCTGCCTAGTTACGTCGAGCGCACAAGACAGGTTGTGAATGACAGTGAAAAGGAAAAACTGAAAGTCCGGGATATCTGTTATCATCTGCTACAACTTTACTGCAAACG TTCACATCGGCTTGACACCACCCTGTGTCCGTCTTCGTCAGTTCCCCATCCGCTCGACCATCGTGTGGCGTGGCACGTGTGGCGGATATTACACGCCGCCGGTTATCGACGACACCTAAACGAGACGTCATGCCGCAATTTGCACACGTCCTACGCCGCCCAGCTTGAAGCTCATGGTCATTGGCATAAAGCTGTCTTTGTCTTGATGCATATCACTGATGACAG AGAAAGAGAAATTGCCGTGAGGAATTTAATTGGTCGTCACGTGGTGTCTGGACTATCCAATCAGGAG AGCGGTGAGCAGTTCATCACACAAGAACTTGGCGTTCCCGAAGAATGGCTGCATGAATGTCGCGCCCTACACGCCAGATACACAGACGACCATGCTACTCTCGCGCGCCACCTGCTGTTAGCCAAACATTGGAAATCTGGCCACGACGTCGTGCTAAATAAAGTCGCTGCAG ACGCCCTGATTGAAGAGAGGTTCCACTTCGTTTGCGATCTGCTGCAAATGATTGAAAACTCGAACGCCACCAGATTTATACCTGATTGGGCAACCTCGGGCAAAGTGTACATCGATTATGTCAAATTAAAAACTTCAGTTCAAAGGTTACAAGAG ACGATGCTTGTTCCTAGATTAACTGCCATATTTCGTTGCCAGGGAAACGTGACGTCTTCCGAAATCGAAATGGCACTCGAAGATTTACAGCCGGAAGTGACATCACTCTGTCAACGTGTCGCAGAGTTGAAATGTTCGACACCAAAGGACCGACTTGCGCGTGCAG AAATGGCGAAGCAGACTTTAAACCTCCACAACGCGTTGCACGCTCTGCATAGAAGGAATGAAGTCCCAAAGTTTGATCGGAGCCGTCCATCCACCTCTCTGCTCCTGGATGCGGCTCCCACGCATCTCATTGCTCCTCAAGCGAGCCGGATGCTTCTTCTGGAAGACTACGCGCTCGACGAGCTGCGTAAACTTGTCAGTAATCATTTTACGGAGTTGTTATCACTGGGAAAGTCTGCGAAGTGA